Sequence from the Bacillus sp. es.036 genome:
AAACCAAATTCCGCTTTTAAGAGAACTTGGTGTAAGAGATTCTAAGGGGATGAAAGATCCAGAAATTATAGAGATTGCACGAAATCTAATAAAAACGATCCCATATAGCCTTCTTATTCTTCCGAACGAAAAGTACAACAACATGCAAAGAAAAGGAATGAACCAGGGTAAGATGAAGGCTCTTCTACATAATCAGGCCATTCAGAATGTAATACGGAAAGTAGACGGCTACGATGCGATTTTAATCGATCAGTTTGCAAAACCAGAGATTTATTTTAATTACTTAAAAGGTCAATCAACGGTCATAAAAGAAAACGTCTATTTCGCCACAAAAGCAGAGGAAATCCATTTAGCTGTTGCAGCTGCTTCAATCATTGCTAGATACTCCTTTGTGATGGAAATCGATCGGCTTGGGAAAGAAAACAATGTGAAACTTCCGAAAGGAGCCGGACCGGCGGTAGACCTTGCAGCTGCTAAATTAATTCAAAAGAACGGCGATCAAGTACTTGAAAAAATAGCCAAGATGCATTTTGCCAATAGCTTAAAAGCGAAGAAAATCGCAGATCAAGCTCGGCATTAGAATATCCACAAAAAAGAGCTGGCTCAAAGTGAGCCAGCTCTTTCATATTACAAATAGAGTTGTGGTGCTTCTAACCCATCCTCAGCTAGGAGCATGACAGAAGTGAAATATTGAAAGAAAAGATCACGGTCTACATCGTCGACAACGATAACTTCACGGCCTGTTTTATCAAGTACCGTTCTCCCCTGGCTTACGCCGTCCTTTTCAACACGACAGTTTACTTTTCTCGAGTGAATGAAAGACTGAGGTGTGACAGAAACAGTTGTAAGCACGTCCCATAAGTAGTATGTCGAATTGGTTTCAACATGAACAAGCGGGGGACACATCGCATAACATTGCCCGATAAAATCGACCCCTATTTCTTTTCGCTGTGCTGCCCACATGTTTCTAATATCATTTGTTAATGGAACCTGATTCGTACTTTCAAGCGCCACCATTTCAATCGTAATTAACGTATCAAAGACAGTCGCAACAGCTTCTGGATCCCAGAACGCATTCCACTCTGCCGTCCCATCGTGCTCAGGTTCTTCCACATTTCCTGCTCCTAAAAATGTGCCACCCATCCACACTAACTTTTCAATTTTTTGTTCAATCGCTGGTGCTACTTCTAACGCTCTAGCAAGATCAGTTAAAGGACCAGTAAAAAGAAGCGTTATCGGGTCTGAACTGCTCTCAAGTACATCAATCAGATGCAGATGAGCAGTTCTTTCTGACATTGGCGTATTTACTTGATTTGATTCATTAAGAATCGGTAGTGCATCAACGTAGAAAGCATGCATACGCCACTCCTTAGGAAATGGGTTAATCCCTCTAGAGTTTGAAGCTGAAACATTTAAATCAATACCCTTTCCGAAACGGTCAATGATTTTTCTACTCGCTGAAACAGCCGGTTCTAAATAGCAATCAGCTGGAATAACTGAAACGCCTACAAGTTCAACCTCATCCATGTTCAGCAATAAAAAGAGTGATGCTAAGTCATCCACGCCACCGTCATGGTTAAAGTACACCTTTGTTTTCTCCATTTATATCCTCCTGTACCAAACTCTCATGTCCTTTACTACCGTCTCTACCAAACGCCATTTTTATGAAAATTCATTCACTCGTAGTCCTATTATTTCAGGTAACAGGGTAGAAACGTGCAGGCCAATTCCCGACATATATGAGTTTCCATTATTTAATCACTTTGTACTCTAACAGAGCGCGAATAAGGAAGCAACATGTATTATTTTGTCGAACGCTTACATATAGGAAGGGAATATTCAAAACATTGTTACTTTACTAATAGGTCTTGCTACCTATGAAATCTTCTGATAGATTGATGAATACAACTTCACATTTATCTCTATATAATTTTGGAAATAGGGTCCAAAGAGTATCTACCCGGCGACCGAGAATTGCTGGACTATAGGGAAAGTATGGCATCGTCGATTAGACAAGTATGTTTTGTTTTTTCGTGCCGGACTTCTTCCTGTAAACTCGGACTTTTCTATAAAGGACGGGTTTTTTATTTACCCAATTTTTATTTGTGAAGCAACAATTCTTTTTCAGGGGGAATCAGACATCATGAGTATTTTAACAGGACTACTCTCTATTATCGGCGTCCTTGCAATTGCATGGTTAATGAGTAACAAGAAAAAATCAGTAAAGTGGAGAACGATCGGGGTCGGTATTCTTATTGAAGGTCTTTTCGTTCTATTCGTATTAAAAGTTAATGCCGGGAAGGTTATGCTAGAAAAGGCTTCCGCTGCTGTACAAAACGTTATCAATTATAGTAACGAAGGGATTCAATTTGTATTTGGAGGATTATATGAACAAACAGATTTAACGTTTGTTTTTGCGATCAATGTCCTCGCCGTGATTATCTTCATTTCAGCTCTAGTATCAGCACTTTATTATATGCGCATCATTCCTTTAATCGTTCAAGTTATTGGTGTAACAATTGGGAAATTAATGGGTACAACAAAAGTTGAAACGTTCAATGCTGTCGGAAATTCGTTTCTAGGCCTAGCAGAAGCACCTTTACTTGTAAAACCTTATTTGAAGATGCTTACGAGATCAGAGATCTTTGCCATAATGGTAGGTGGTACAGCTTCTGCAAGTGGAGCCATTCTCGTCGGCTATTCGCTTATGGGAATTGAGCTAAAATATTTATTAATCTCCGTCTTTAGTGTTCCTTTCGTCTCGCTTGTTATCTCTAAAGTGATGGAACCTGAGACTGAAGTATCACAAACAAACGATAAAGTTAAAATGAAAAGATCTGAACACGCAAACGTTTTTGAAGCGATTGCGGAAGGTACGGTAAGTGGAGTCATGCTTGCCCTTAACATCGGTGGCCTTCTGATCGCTTTTATAAGTATCCTAGCTGTAGTTAACGGCATGTTAGGTGTAGTAGGAACAGACCTTAGCACCATATTAGGTTATATTTTCTATCCATTCTCACTACTTGTCGGTATTCCAGCAGATGAAGCCTTTCGCGCTGCCTCCATTATCGGCACAAAAATGTCGATTAATGAATTTGTTGCCTTTCAAAATTTAACGGCAATTCAAGATCAGCTCTCTGATAAAACAGTCGCCATTCTTTCTGTAGCGCTATGTAACTTTGCCAACTTCTCATCCATTGGTCAATTAATCATTGGGCTTGGCTCACTTGAACCTTCAAAGCGTTCACAAGTATCAAAGCTTGGATTAAAAGCGATCATTGGCGGAACTCTTGCCTCCTTTATTACTGCTATATTTGTTGGAATGTTTATGTAAAACATGCATTAGAAAAGCCTCCCTGTTAGGGAGGCTTTTCTTACTATTGACGAAGTGCAGCTCCAAACTGTTCTTCTACTGCTTTAAGAACACGGTCATGCGCTTTCTTTACTTCTTCTTCCGTTAACGTTTGTTCAGGATTGTAATATCTGAGAGAGAAAGCTAGTGATTTTTTCCCTTCATCAAGATGTTCCCCCTGATAGACATCAAACAATTGAATCTCAACAAGCTTGGATCCACCCGCTTCTTTAATGACGCGCTTCACTTCACCTGCTTCAAGTGACTCGTTTACAACGAGCGCAACATCTCTTGTAACCGATGGGAAACGAGGAAGCTTCTTGTATTTAAGATGAGTAACATCAGCTTTAAGTAATTTCTCAAGATTGATTTCAAAGACGTATGTTTCACTTAAATCAAGTTCTTTCTCTACTTCAGGATGTAGCTGGCCAATATATCCGATAAGCTCTTCATCGAGATAGACAGCTGCTGTGCGACCCGGATGAAGCTTAGGCTCTTCTGCACGTGCGAAGGTGAGACGATCTTCCACACCAAATTCTACAGCAAGTTCTTCAAGAATTCCCTTTACAACAAAGAAATCTGCCGCTTTCTTTTCTTTTTGCCACAGATGCTCTTGCCATAGTCCTGACACGACACCAGCAAGATGTTCTTGTTCAACCGGTAGCTCATCACCTGGTAAGAATACAGAAGCTGTTTCATAGAAAGCAATATTCTCTAACTGACGGTTTCGGTTATATTGAGCAACCTCTAATAAGTGAGGGATTAAACTCGTTCTAAGTTCACTTCTTTCTTCACTCATTGGCATCGCCAGACGAACAGCTTCTACTGACTCATCAGAGAAGAAATGGCGCTTTGATGGTGAAGTAAGTGAATACGTTACCGTTTGGTATAGACCTGCACCTTCAAGCGTACGTCGAACATGGCGGCGTTTCCCCTGATATTCTGACAACTGACCAGGTGTACTTTCTGTGAGGGGTAACGTTGCAGGAACATTATCATATCCGTAAAGACGTCCTACCTCTTCGATTAAGTCCTCTGAAATTGTAATATCCGGGCGACGTGGTGGTACTTGAACCGTAAACGTGCCACCAAAATTTTGATAAGAGAATTGCAAACGCTCAAAGATTGCAGCAACTTCTGTTTCAGTAATTTCCGTTCCTAGAACTTGATTAATTCGATTTACTTCAATGCTAACGTCAAGAGCTTCAATTGTACGAGCACCTTGCTCAGCAATGCCTTTTAGAACTGTACCTCCAGCAATTTCTTGAATAAGCTGAGCAGCACGTTCGCTTGCGCCAACAACGCGATTTCGGTCAATCCCTTTTTCGAAACGAGCACTTGAATCACTTCTGAGTCCGAGGTCTTTCGATGACTTTCTGACAAGCTTACTATTAAAATAAGCGGCTTCAAGTAGGATCGTTGTCGTATCCTCTTGCACTTCAGAGTCAGCCCCACCCATTACACCAGCAACGGCAACAGGTTTTGAACCATTTGTTATCACAAGATGTTCACTTGAAAGCGAACGTTCCACATCATCCAGAGTGACAATTTTTTCACCTTCAGTTGCTCGGCGGATAACGACTTCCTTTGATCCAAAGCGATCATAATCAAACGCATGAAGCGGCTGGCCATATTCAAGTAAAACGTAGTTTGTAATATCAACAACGTTATTAATTGGACGAATACCAGCAGAAACAAGACGGTTCACAAGCCACTGTGGCGAAGGTTTTATCGTTACGTCTTTCATAACGGTAGCCCCGTAATAAGGATTATCTCCTTCATTTTCTACACGAACTGACACATAGCCTTCTACGTCTTCATCCGAGCGAACAAGCTCTGGTGACGGAAGTTCAATCGAACGATTCAATACCGCACCCACTTCATAAGCGACACCAATCATGTTCATCGCATCCGCTCTGTTCGGTGTAAGACCCAGCTCAAGAACTTCATCATGAAGGTTTAAATATTCAAGGGCATCTTCCCCAGGTGTCACATCTTCACTAAACACAAAGATCCCATCAGCATATTCCTTCGAAACAAGTTTACTTTCAATTCCAAGTTCTTGTAATGAACAAATCATACCATGTGAGGCTTCACCGCGTAATTTTGCTTTTTTAATTTTAAAATTTCCCGGAAGGACTGCGCCAACCGTTGCAACAGCCACATATTGACCTTGCGCAATATTTGGTGCGCCGCAAATAATTTGGACTGGTTCTTCCTCACCAATCTCAACCTTACAAATATTCAGCTTATCAGCATCAGGATGTTGCTGACATTCAAGAACGTGACCAATCACCACTCCGCTAATTCCTTTATTAAGCTGTTCAACTGTCTCAACCTCTATACCACCTTTAGTGATCAGGTCTGCCAGTTCATCAGCTGAGTAACTATCTAAATCTACATACTGCTGTAGCCAATTCATTGATACAAGCATTTATTCTCCTCCTAACCTTCAAATCGTTCTATAGTGAGTTAAATTGTTTAATAAATCTACTGTCATTTGTATAGAAGTGACGGATATCATCAATGCCATATTTCAGCATTGCAATTCGCTCTGGACCCATTCCAAATGCAAAACCAGTCACTTTCTCCGGATCAAATCCCGACATACGTAGTACGTTAGGGTGCACCATGCCTCCACCAAGAATTTCAATCCATCCAGTTCCCTTACAGACAGAACAGCCGTTACCACCACAATTAAAGCAGGAAATATCCATCTCTACAGATGGTTCTGTAAATGGGAAGAAACTAGGACGAAGGCGAATTTCACGTTCTTCTCCGAACATTTTCTTCGCAAAGGATTGAAGAACACCCTTTAGGTCACTCATTCGAACATTTTCGCCAACCATTAACCCTTCAATCTGCATAAATTGGTGAGAATGAGTTGCGTCATCCGTATCACGTCGGTAAACTTTCCCCGGCACGATGATCTTTACTGGGCCTTCACCATTTAACTTCTCCATTGTTCTTGCTTGCATTGGTGATGTATGCGTACGTAGTAACGTTTCTTCAGTAATATAGAAGGAATCCTGCATATCACGAGCAGGATGATCTTTTGGAAGATTTAGCGCTTCAAAATTGTAATAGTCTGTTTCAACTTCTGGTCCCTCTGCAATTGAGAAGCCCATACCAAGAAACAAGTCTTCAATTTCTTCAATTACCCTTGTTAATGGATGATGGTTTCCTCTTTTCACTGGACGACCTGGAAGAGAAACATCGATCGTTTCCTTCTTTAATCTTTCTTCTACGGCTGCTTTTTCTAAACGAGCAATTTTCTCCTCAAGTTGATCCGAAATCGCATTTCGTATTTCATTAACGAGCTGCCCCATTTTAGGACGCTCTTCTTTTGACAATTTCCCCATACCTTTGGAAATTTCGGTAATCGGTCCTTTTTTCCCAAGAAACTTCACTTTGATATCCTGTACTTCCTTCATGGAAGAAGCTTGCTGTATTTCCGACAGCGCTTCTTCTTTTAACGCTTGTAAACGTTCTTGCATCGTTTCAACCTCCACTTCATATTCGTGTTACTCTCTTTTGACAATAAAAAAATCCTCGCTCCCCAGAAAGGGGCGAAGATTTGATTTCGCGGTACCACCCTAATTCACCGATAGGTTTCAACTATCAGCCTTAAGCAAAGAATAACGGCTTGTAAACCGATCCGCTTTCGAACGAACAAAGCGGCAACTCCAGAGTGAATTCGGCAACGTCCCTATAGAAATGCTTCCAGTCACGGCATTTCCTCCCTAAATAGGCAGTGGCAGCTTACTACTCTCTATCATTGTTTTTATCATATATAAGTTGCTTTTAATTATAGAAAAAAAATGCTATATCTGCAAGTGCAATTATGAAGGAAGTAGCCCATACATCAGAATTCCAGCAGCAACAGCAACATTAAGCGACTCCGCTTTTCCATAAATCGGGATATACACGTTCTCATCAGCAAGATTTTGAAGCTCTTCCGATACGCCATTTGCTTCATTCCCTAGAATAACTGCAAACTGAGAACGTCCTTTTAAATCATCATAAGGAGTTCCCCCACTCACTTCTGTGGCATAGATCGGCATGTTAAGCTCTTTGAACTTTTGCACTTCTTCTACAAGATCTGCTTTTTTTACAGGGAGGTGATAGATAGACCCCTGAGTAGAACGGAGCACTTTACTATTATAAGCATCTACTGTTCCATGCCCAAGTAGAATGCCGTCGTAGCCAGCACTATCCGCTGTACGGATCATTGTTCCTAAATTACCTGGATCCTGTATAGCATCAAGGAGTAAGAATCTCCCTGCACTTGGGAAATGAGGTTCCACCATTTCACATACAGCCATGATTCCCTGCGGCGTTTCGGTATCCGTTAATTCTTGCATCACTTTCTCAGTTACAGTATACACAACAGGACGTTCTTTAAACGGATAGATAGATACATCATTGCCTTCCGTTACAATCACTTCAATAATTGGCGCTTCAAACTTCGCCGCCTCTTCAACGATATGCGGTCCTTCAATGAGATAGCTTTGAGCTTTCTCTCTCCCCTTACGCGTTTGGAGCTTTTTCCAATCTTTCACTTTTTGATTTTTTGCGGATTCAATAATCATTATGCTCTCCTTCAGTTTTCAATGTTTCTATTATAAAGGGTTAAATGGGAAGATTCCAATAGTACTCATGAAATTTATTGCATTCGCTCATACTAATGATGCTTGATCCAACAAGCGAATGAGAAAGGTGAGGTGGAAAGCATGGACCTTAACTTACGAAAAGCAATTCTCGCCAATATTAATGGCAACAACGAGGAACAGATTGAAGCGACGATCCTCGATGCCATCCAAAGTGGCGAAGAGAAAATGCTCCCTGGACTAGGTGTTCTTTTTGAAATCCTATGGAAAGAAGCACCTGAAAATGAACGAGAGCAGATGCTCTCTTACATGGCTCAGGGTGTAAATTAACGAGCAAAA
This genomic interval carries:
- the sspI gene encoding small acid-soluble spore protein SspI, coding for MDLNLRKAILANINGNNEEQIEATILDAIQSGEEKMLPGLGVLFEILWKEAPENEREQMLSYMAQGVN
- the rnhC gene encoding ribonuclease HIII, whose amino-acid sequence is MSQVVLTVSPTIMNEIKKKYNSHLSDKQPPGSVFVAKTSACTITGYKSGKVMFQGAAAEQEAKQWQSSGTVNPKKPTGSKKKTVGDHQYAPPPTISTLSAIGSDEVGTGDFFGPMTVVAAYVDQNQIPLLRELGVRDSKGMKDPEIIEIARNLIKTIPYSLLILPNEKYNNMQRKGMNQGKMKALLHNQAIQNVIRKVDGYDAILIDQFAKPEIYFNYLKGQSTVIKENVYFATKAEEIHLAVAAASIIARYSFVMEIDRLGKENNVKLPKGAGPAVDLAAAKLIQKNGDQVLEKIAKMHFANSLKAKKIADQARH
- the pheT gene encoding phenylalanine--tRNA ligase subunit beta, producing the protein MLVSMNWLQQYVDLDSYSADELADLITKGGIEVETVEQLNKGISGVVIGHVLECQQHPDADKLNICKVEIGEEEPVQIICGAPNIAQGQYVAVATVGAVLPGNFKIKKAKLRGEASHGMICSLQELGIESKLVSKEYADGIFVFSEDVTPGEDALEYLNLHDEVLELGLTPNRADAMNMIGVAYEVGAVLNRSIELPSPELVRSDEDVEGYVSVRVENEGDNPYYGATVMKDVTIKPSPQWLVNRLVSAGIRPINNVVDITNYVLLEYGQPLHAFDYDRFGSKEVVIRRATEGEKIVTLDDVERSLSSEHLVITNGSKPVAVAGVMGGADSEVQEDTTTILLEAAYFNSKLVRKSSKDLGLRSDSSARFEKGIDRNRVVGASERAAQLIQEIAGGTVLKGIAEQGARTIEALDVSIEVNRINQVLGTEITETEVAAIFERLQFSYQNFGGTFTVQVPPRRPDITISEDLIEEVGRLYGYDNVPATLPLTESTPGQLSEYQGKRRHVRRTLEGAGLYQTVTYSLTSPSKRHFFSDESVEAVRLAMPMSEERSELRTSLIPHLLEVAQYNRNRQLENIAFYETASVFLPGDELPVEQEHLAGVVSGLWQEHLWQKEKKAADFFVVKGILEELAVEFGVEDRLTFARAEEPKLHPGRTAAVYLDEELIGYIGQLHPEVEKELDLSETYVFEINLEKLLKADVTHLKYKKLPRFPSVTRDVALVVNESLEAGEVKRVIKEAGGSKLVEIQLFDVYQGEHLDEGKKSLAFSLRYYNPEQTLTEEEVKKAHDRVLKAVEEQFGAALRQ
- a CDS encoding TrmH family RNA methyltransferase, with amino-acid sequence MMIIESAKNQKVKDWKKLQTRKGREKAQSYLIEGPHIVEEAAKFEAPIIEVIVTEGNDVSIYPFKERPVVYTVTEKVMQELTDTETPQGIMAVCEMVEPHFPSAGRFLLLDAIQDPGNLGTMIRTADSAGYDGILLGHGTVDAYNSKVLRSTQGSIYHLPVKKADLVEEVQKFKELNMPIYATEVSGGTPYDDLKGRSQFAVILGNEANGVSEELQNLADENVYIPIYGKAESLNVAVAAGILMYGLLPS
- the pheS gene encoding phenylalanine--tRNA ligase subunit alpha, which encodes MQERLQALKEEALSEIQQASSMKEVQDIKVKFLGKKGPITEISKGMGKLSKEERPKMGQLVNEIRNAISDQLEEKIARLEKAAVEERLKKETIDVSLPGRPVKRGNHHPLTRVIEEIEDLFLGMGFSIAEGPEVETDYYNFEALNLPKDHPARDMQDSFYITEETLLRTHTSPMQARTMEKLNGEGPVKIIVPGKVYRRDTDDATHSHQFMQIEGLMVGENVRMSDLKGVLQSFAKKMFGEEREIRLRPSFFPFTEPSVEMDISCFNCGGNGCSVCKGTGWIEILGGGMVHPNVLRMSGFDPEKVTGFAFGMGPERIAMLKYGIDDIRHFYTNDSRFIKQFNSL
- a CDS encoding nucleoside hydrolase, whose amino-acid sequence is MEKTKVYFNHDGGVDDLASLFLLLNMDEVELVGVSVIPADCYLEPAVSASRKIIDRFGKGIDLNVSASNSRGINPFPKEWRMHAFYVDALPILNESNQVNTPMSERTAHLHLIDVLESSSDPITLLFTGPLTDLARALEVAPAIEQKIEKLVWMGGTFLGAGNVEEPEHDGTAEWNAFWDPEAVATVFDTLITIEMVALESTNQVPLTNDIRNMWAAQRKEIGVDFIGQCYAMCPPLVHVETNSTYYLWDVLTTVSVTPQSFIHSRKVNCRVEKDGVSQGRTVLDKTGREVIVVDDVDRDLFFQYFTSVMLLAEDGLEAPQLYL
- a CDS encoding NupC/NupG family nucleoside CNT transporter, which translates into the protein MSILTGLLSIIGVLAIAWLMSNKKKSVKWRTIGVGILIEGLFVLFVLKVNAGKVMLEKASAAVQNVINYSNEGIQFVFGGLYEQTDLTFVFAINVLAVIIFISALVSALYYMRIIPLIVQVIGVTIGKLMGTTKVETFNAVGNSFLGLAEAPLLVKPYLKMLTRSEIFAIMVGGTASASGAILVGYSLMGIELKYLLISVFSVPFVSLVISKVMEPETEVSQTNDKVKMKRSEHANVFEAIAEGTVSGVMLALNIGGLLIAFISILAVVNGMLGVVGTDLSTILGYIFYPFSLLVGIPADEAFRAASIIGTKMSINEFVAFQNLTAIQDQLSDKTVAILSVALCNFANFSSIGQLIIGLGSLEPSKRSQVSKLGLKAIIGGTLASFITAIFVGMFM